A region from the Ciconia boyciana chromosome 1, ASM3463844v1, whole genome shotgun sequence genome encodes:
- the RPL8 gene encoding large ribosomal subunit protein uL2, translated as MGRVIRGQRKGAGSVFRAHVKHRKGPAKLRAVDFAERHGYIKGIVKDIIHDPGRGAPLAKIAFRDPYRFKKRTELFIAAEGIHTGQFVYCGKKAQLNIGNVLPVGTMPEGTIVCCLEEKPGDRGKLARASGNYATVISHNPETKKTRVKLPSGSKKVISSANRAVVGIVAGGGRIDKPILKAGRAYHKYKAKRNCWPRVRGVAMNPVEHPFGGGNHQHIGKPSTIRRDAPAGRKVGLIAARRTGRLRGTKTVQEKEN; from the exons ATGGGCCGCGTGATCCGGGGCCAGAGGAAGGGCGCGGGCTCCGTCTTCCGCGCCCACGTGAAGCACAGGAAGGGCCCGGCCAAGCTCCGCGCCGTCGACTTCGCCGAGAGGCACGGCTACATCAAGGGCATCGTCAAG GACATCATTCATGATCCTGGCCGAGGCGCTCCCCTTGCCAAGATTGCCTTCCGTGACCCATACAGGTTTAAGAAAAGAACCGAGCTTTTCATTGCTGCTGAGGGTATTCATACTGGTCAGTTTGTTTACTGTGGCAAGAAAG CTCAGCTGAACATTGGCAATGTTCTGCCTGTTGGCACCATGCCGGAAGGCACTATCGTGTGCTGCCTCGAGGAGAAACCTGGTGACCGTGGAAAGCTGGCCCGTGCTTCTGGAAACTATGCCACCGTTATCTCTCATAAccctgaaacaaagaaaaccagagtGAAGCTGCCTTCTGGCTCCAAGAAAGTGatttcttctgcaaacagaGCTGTTGTTG gaattgtTGCTGGTGGAGGTCGTATTGACAAGCCCATCCTGAAGGCTGGCCGTGCCTATCACAAATACAAGGCGAAGAGAAACTGCTGGCCACGTGTCCGTGGTGTGGCCATGAAT cctGTAGAACATCCCTTTGGTGGTGGTAACCATCAGCACATTGGCAAGCCTTCAACCATCAGGAGAGATGCTCCTGCTGGGCGCAAAGTTGGTCTCATTGCTGCTCGTCGTACGGGTAGACTGCGTGGAACAAAGACTGTGCAGGAAAAGGAGAACTAA